In Prosthecomicrobium sp. N25, one DNA window encodes the following:
- a CDS encoding adenosine kinase, which translates to MTGHSFDVLGIGNAIMDILARTDDDFLVREGLAKGSMRLIDTEEAERLYSHMGPARMVSGGCAGNTMAGVASFGGKAAFIGKVAADELGRAYGHDIRAIGVHFDTPVLEAGAPTARSMILVTPDGERTMNTYLGACTHLTPDDIDPEVVGAAGITYLEGYLWDPQAAKEAFRVAAGIAHARGRLVALTLSDSFCVDRYRPEFLDLIRSGTVDIVFANAAEVRSLYQTADFGTALAGLRQDAKLAAVTLSEAGSLVVTREETVQVDAHPVETVADTTGAGDLYAAGFLFGLARGYDMETCARFGGLAAAEIISHLGARPEADLADLARQSGLLR; encoded by the coding sequence ATGACCGGCCACAGCTTCGACGTCCTCGGCATCGGCAATGCCATCATGGACATCCTCGCCCGCACCGACGACGACTTCCTGGTCCGGGAGGGGCTCGCGAAGGGCTCCATGCGGCTGATCGATACCGAGGAGGCCGAGCGGCTCTACAGCCACATGGGACCGGCCCGCATGGTGTCCGGCGGCTGCGCCGGCAACACGATGGCGGGGGTGGCGTCCTTCGGCGGCAAGGCGGCCTTCATCGGCAAGGTGGCAGCCGACGAGCTCGGGCGCGCCTACGGCCACGACATCCGGGCGATCGGGGTCCACTTCGACACGCCCGTCCTCGAGGCCGGCGCGCCAACCGCGCGGTCGATGATCCTGGTCACGCCGGACGGCGAGCGGACCATGAACACCTATCTGGGCGCCTGCACCCACCTCACCCCGGACGACATCGACCCGGAGGTCGTCGGCGCGGCCGGCATCACCTACCTGGAAGGCTATCTCTGGGATCCGCAGGCCGCCAAGGAGGCGTTCCGGGTCGCGGCGGGGATCGCGCATGCGCGCGGCCGGCTGGTCGCGCTGACGCTGTCGGATTCCTTCTGCGTCGACCGCTACCGCCCGGAGTTCCTGGACCTGATCCGGTCGGGGACCGTGGACATCGTGTTCGCCAACGCCGCCGAGGTGCGTTCGCTCTACCAGACGGCGGACTTCGGGACGGCGCTCGCGGGGCTCAGGCAGGACGCGAAGCTCGCGGCCGTGACCCTGTCGGAGGCTGGGTCGCTGGTGGTCACCCGGGAGGAGACCGTGCAGGTCGACGCCCATCCGGTCGAGACCGTCGCGGACACGACGGGGGCGGGCGACCTCTACGCGGCTGGGTTCCTGTTCGGCCTCGCCCGTGGCTACGACATGGAGACCTGCGCCCGGTTCGGGGGGCTCGCGGCGGCGGAGATCATCTCCCACCTGGGCGCCCGCCCGGAGGCGGACCTCGCCGACCTCGCCCGGCAGTCCGGGCTGCTGCGCTGA
- a CDS encoding formate/nitrite transporter family protein: MAGERERLHHEPHLSEGEAQAIEDRLMLRPVAVYEVVRQEGEEELARPASSLWWSGIAAGISIGFSLVAEGVLHGMLPDAPWRHLVESWGYTVGFLIVILGRQQLFTESTLTAVLPALADPSRAHATGLARVWGIVLAANMVGTAVFAAGLAWGRFVPAEFDAGILAVARHLMEAGSADFFFRAIVSGWLIATVVWLIPSSESAAFFVIAAITYLIALLGVTHVVAGAVDVFYLVFLGEISAGHALFGFFLPTLLGNIVGGSALFALVAYAQVREEMATEPRAGPKHCPSEHRPSAGDEREHVE, from the coding sequence ATGGCGGGCGAGCGCGAGCGTCTCCACCACGAACCGCATCTCAGCGAGGGCGAGGCGCAGGCGATCGAAGATCGGCTGATGCTCCGGCCGGTCGCGGTCTACGAGGTCGTGCGTCAGGAGGGCGAGGAGGAGCTGGCGCGGCCGGCCTCCAGCCTGTGGTGGTCCGGGATCGCCGCGGGCATCTCGATCGGGTTCTCGCTCGTCGCCGAGGGCGTCCTGCACGGGATGCTGCCGGACGCGCCCTGGCGGCACCTGGTCGAGAGCTGGGGCTATACGGTCGGTTTCCTGATCGTGATCCTGGGTCGCCAACAACTCTTCACCGAGAGCACGCTGACGGCGGTCCTGCCGGCGCTCGCCGACCCGAGCCGGGCGCACGCGACCGGCCTCGCCAGGGTCTGGGGCATCGTGCTCGCCGCCAACATGGTGGGCACGGCGGTGTTCGCGGCCGGGCTCGCCTGGGGACGCTTCGTGCCGGCCGAGTTCGACGCCGGCATCCTGGCGGTGGCGCGGCACCTCATGGAAGCGGGCTCGGCGGACTTCTTCTTCCGGGCGATCGTCAGCGGCTGGCTGATCGCGACGGTGGTGTGGCTCATCCCCTCGTCGGAGAGCGCCGCCTTCTTCGTGATCGCGGCCATCACGTATCTGATCGCGCTCCTCGGCGTCACGCATGTCGTCGCAGGCGCGGTCGACGTGTTCTACCTGGTCTTCCTCGGCGAGATCTCCGCCGGGCACGCGCTGTTCGGCTTCTTTCTGCCGACGCTCCTCGGCAACATCGTGGGCGGCTCCGCGCTCTTCGCCCTCGTCGCCTATGCGCAGGTGCGCGAGGAGATGGCGACGGAACCGAGAGCGGGGCCGAAGCATTGCCCCTCGGAACACCGGCCTTCGGCCGGCGACGAGCGGGAGCACGTTGAATGA
- a CDS encoding low affinity iron permease family protein: MSISLAFTQFANAVARAAGRPITFALCCLLVIGWAVTGPMFHFSDTWQLVINTGTTIITFLMVFLIQNSQNRDGSAIQTKLDELIRVTEARNYFIGIEHLTEEALEEIRRRCEREAGQARPGDKRFGGVEATERSLDRLTDTTLAG, encoded by the coding sequence ATGTCGATCTCACTCGCCTTCACCCAGTTCGCCAATGCCGTGGCGCGGGCGGCCGGACGGCCGATCACCTTCGCGCTCTGCTGTCTCCTGGTGATCGGCTGGGCCGTCACCGGCCCGATGTTCCACTTCTCGGACACGTGGCAGCTGGTCATCAACACCGGGACGACGATCATCACCTTCCTGATGGTCTTTCTGATCCAGAACAGCCAGAACCGCGACGGCTCGGCCATCCAGACCAAGCTCGACGAGTTGATCCGGGTCACGGAGGCCCGAAACTACTTCATCGGCATCGAGCACCTGACCGAGGAGGCGCTGGAGGAGATCCGGCGGCGCTGCGAGCGCGAGGCGGGCCAGGCCCGGCCGGGCGACAAGCGCTTCGGCGGCGTCGAGGCGACCGAGCGGTCGCTCGACCGGCTGACCGACACGACCCTCGCCGGCTGA